A section of the Cervus canadensis isolate Bull #8, Minnesota chromosome 8, ASM1932006v1, whole genome shotgun sequence genome encodes:
- the KCNMA1 gene encoding calcium-activated potassium channel subunit alpha-1 isoform X7 produces MANGGGGGGGGGGSSLRMSSNIHANHLSLDASSSSSSSSSSSSSSSSVHEPKMDALIIPVTMEVPCDSRGQRMWWAFLASSMVTFFGGLFIILLWRTLKYLWTVCCHCGGKTKATAFRSAKMPPTAWRWSGGWTIKSRPRPRFSREPPPRRC; encoded by the exons ATGGCAaatggtggcggcggcggcggcggcggcggaggcagCAGTCTTAGAATGAGCAGCAATATCCACGCGAACCATCTCAGCCTAGAcgcgtcctcctcctcctcttcttcctcctcctcctcttcctcctcgtcCTCGGTCCACGAGCCCAAGATGGATGCGCTCATCATCCCGGTGACCATGGAGGTGCCGTGCGACAGCCGGGGCCAACGCATGTGGTGGGCTTTCCTGGCCTCCTCCATGGTGACTTTCTTCGGCGGCCTCTTCATCATCTTGCTCTGGAGGACGCTCAAGTACCTGTGGACCGTTTGCTGCCACTGCGGGGGCAAAACGAAG GCCACCGCCTTTAGGTCCGCGAAAATGCCACCGACAGCGTGGCGCTGGAGCGGGGGGTGGACCATCAAGAGCCGGCCAAGGCCGCGGTTCTCACGCGAGCCTCCTCCCAGACGTTGTTGA
- the KCNMA1 gene encoding calcium-activated potassium channel subunit alpha-1 isoform X8 — MANGGGGGGGGGGSSLRMSSNIHANHLSLDASSSSSSSSSSSSSSSSVHEPKMDALIIPVTMEVPCDSRGQRMWWAFLASSMVTFFGGLFIILLWRTLKYLWTVCCHCGGKTKIFSWN, encoded by the exons ATGGCAaatggtggcggcggcggcggcggcggcggaggcagCAGTCTTAGAATGAGCAGCAATATCCACGCGAACCATCTCAGCCTAGAcgcgtcctcctcctcctcttcttcctcctcctcctcttcctcctcgtcCTCGGTCCACGAGCCCAAGATGGATGCGCTCATCATCCCGGTGACCATGGAGGTGCCGTGCGACAGCCGGGGCCAACGCATGTGGTGGGCTTTCCTGGCCTCCTCCATGGTGACTTTCTTCGGCGGCCTCTTCATCATCTTGCTCTGGAGGACGCTCAAGTACCTGTGGACCGTTTGCTGCCACTGCGGGGGCAAAACGAAG ATATTCTCCTGGAACTGA